The segment caaaataaacatacatacacacacacacacacattcacaaatatgcACACTGTTTAACTTACTTCACATTGAGAATACTGAAGCATTTTCTCTCACtgaatttaaacatttaaactaaGTCACTTTTAACAGAGATTTATTAAGTTAGCTGTTTTATTAATGGTTTAGTAAAAATTAATATAGTAAAAAGCTTAGAATATTTtccgttcatttttttaaaatgttttctttatgtatgagataatttaattttttgccCAATTATTTCAGCTTCTGCCTTCCTAATATCCAAGATGACTAAAAATTACTCATCATGTATCAAATTGTACCATATGGTGGTATGGTAGATGAGAGGggtaaaacacacacaatgaatgaaagaaacaaagaaaaaaagtagtAGGTGATGTGAagatagagagaatgaagaaCAAAACAACTAGaggaatatcatatatatatattatatatatatatatatatatatatatatatattatatatatatatatatatatatatatatatatatatcatatatatatatcatatatatattatatattatcatatatattttatatatatatatatatattatataatatatatatatatacatatatatataatatatatataatatcatatatatattatatatatcatatatattatatatatatatatatatatatatatatgtatgcatatataagaattcttttaattaaaaaatatatctatacacacacatacacatgcatacacacttcatatatgtatgtgtgtgtgtgtgtgtatatgtgtatatatatatatatgtgtgtgtgtatatatatatgtatatattatatatatatatatatgtatatatatatacatatatatatatatatatatatatatagatatatatatatatatatatatatatatatatatatatatatatgttttaatgagAAACTGGTAGTATGAAGCTATAGACAGATAATGAAATCTtaattacaaacaaacaaaaaaagaaattagaaaatattagaaGCAGTCATGAATGAGAGATAAAACTCAAAATaatgaagagagaaggagaaagaggggaagagagaaagagggaggaatgAGATGAAAGGAAGAGGAATGaataagaaagggagagaaaaaaaaaggaagaataattAGCTAAAAGGGATTAAAGAATGCATACAATATCTATGGAAACAGCACAAAACAATAGGCAGTTTGTTAACTTGTTGttaccattttttgtttttttttgttttttttttttctttttcattcttttaatttaaatatttcactcaTTTCTGCTGTAACGAAACACTAGCCAACAACATTTCAAGCCAGGGTTCACCGATGGGAGAGAACTCAGCAAGAAATAACACTAACCAATGACATTACAGCAGAAACGAAACACTGGCCAATGGGCAATTTTAAACAAAGACTGCTTCCAATGGCATCACAGCagggaaaccaaaaaaaaaaaaaaataataataataaaaaaaatttaaccaaTGGCATTTCAGCAGACAAAACACTTGGCCAATGACATTTCAGTAGAAGCAAAACACTGACCAATGGCATTTGCATTTTATCGCTGAGATATCTTGAGAATAGCTTTATATCCAAGATATGGCCAATGGCATTTGACCGAATAGACTTTTCCCCAATAAACGTGACCGACAGTGTTGCACCTATAACAAACATTGACGAGTGGCATTTTAGAAGTTAAGGTTCTGTTCCATTAatggttctttgttttttttcttcttattttaatttttttttttatttttccatgatACAAAATGAATGTTACCTTTTGTAAGAGTTGTCTCTTAATATTCTCAAGTGAGGAGAGGGTGATTTGGCTCCCGTGGGTTTAGACTAAACCCAAAGCCTTGACGCCTTTTagaaacctttttttttgttatcttcattttctatttgcatcataataaaatatttttgggggattgatttttatttaaatcttttttactcttttcttttttggtttcatttaaaattttttttaacgatGCAAATATTTTGGTAGACAACTTATCAATGTATATTGAATActtgtatgcatatgcgtgtatgtatatctgagtgtgtgtatgcatgtttgtatgtatgtgtgtgtgtgtgtgtgtgtgtgcgtaagtgagtGTTCGTAAGTAGGAACACTAAATGGTCACCCTTACAATATTGTACAGCTGCCTTTCTCTTTAAACGGGTTGTCACCAGGTCGAGGGAAGCCTTTAATTAAATAATCCTCCTCTAGACGCGTGTCCGTGAATTTCTTGATATCTTCTATGCACTCGGACACTCGCATCCGGTTAATGGCAGCTTCCAGGCGCAGCTGCTCTACAATTTTCCGTTGCTGTTGCAGCCCTTCTTGCAGCTTGTTCATCTTGAATTctgaaacacaaaaaaataaaaatataaaaaataagtatataaatacatgtattacataatgtttaaaataaataaacagattccAGCTCCCACCcccatataatgtgtgtgtgtgtgtgtgagtaccttACTCTTATTTTCACAGAGTCTAAAGGCATTGCTGTGACATATGATGTGTCGTGAGCATTTCTTAAACCTGGCATATTCCAGAAAGACCAACAGTCAGAGTAAGAGGAATATCAACCCCAGAACAAAAAAGGAACATAATCGACCCAgagaggatgaaaatcaaagttgaccttgaaTGGATTTGAACTGAGAGTAGAGAGAACAAGAACAATTACTATAAAGTCATTTATCCAGTAGGCTAATGACACGGCCAGTCggtcaccttatatatatatgtcaactcCTTGaactcatctctctttctcattcagcATCAGTTGCAATTACTGCTAAGTGTTTGTTTGCCTTCTctcaaatttaatttcaaaaattaGAATTCACCTTGTCAGCTATTTAGCATATTGTTGGTGGACTTAGTTGTCCAGCTTTATGTTCACTAACCATTCTGAGTTATACCAGCTCatttcaagtgtgtgtgtaaCCTGAGAAAGGGCCAGCAAGGAAACTCTTGGATTCTGGATACCCAAGCATCATAGAGCAGAAATTGGCCAACAAAATAAATTGAAGATGATTGGAATAACACAGGAccaagtgaaaaaagaaaacacagatgGAACACACCCAAAGATAGTTGTGGGGAGCTTATGTTCTGCCAGGAATCCAAACAGGTTATGATCATTAGGATCGGCTTTTCAAATAATTGGCGTGAGAAACCAAAacacccatgcaagcatgcaaaacaaaagaataaacataaaggaaaaaaaaaaatgataaatctacttaaaaaaaaactacaaatgtGTTTCCTCCAATGAAAATGGATAttgagaattttctcaataaagccaagagaaaaagatgttttataaacacattctaccagtatacaaagtttaaaattttcatatgacaccgctagaaaaaaactgtcattttctctagcagtgtcatatgaaattgtcacccataattatgaccctagaatcgatatattgcatttcaatctgttttagggttagggttaggggtggggggaagggtatctttttttcttcacaaatgtaaataaacccaatctgtttcttaagcgagggacatattcatacggcacagaatgctttttacctcaatggatgtatttgattggttgaaattgcagaaattgaagaaaaaaacccaacaaatcttacaaactatagaattttctcaataaagccaagagaaaaagatgttttataaacacattctaccagtatacaaagtttaaaattttttagttacctagaaattatgttaaaaactgccgttcaaaccgaaatgatccggTTTTTTTTCCTGATTAGTTACATATCAAGCCTAATTGAACAGACATATAATCTAAAATGTGTCAGCTGTGTCCATACTCTCTATTTATCAGACATCAAACTATATTACACaatatatccattttcttttcctgtttaaTGGCTCTTTCAGAAGAGGAAGCAGCCTCAGTGACTATTTTCAGAATATCCTTAATGGTTGGAAGGAAGTTATCCTCAGATTTTAGTATGATGTAATTTGACAGAGATTTGGCTCTTATTTTCAACAGGTAAAGAAAATACATCAGGGGTCTGTTGTTAGCTCCTCGTCTCTGTTAGCGGCTGTGTTGTAATGCCTCAGCTAAAGTAAAGCTATTCAAACATCCAGTTGTAACTAGGTTATGAATTTGACTAATAGAAATTTATTCTACCAGTTTTCAAGACTTTCAAGACTGGTGAAAGGAATAGAGGAAATTATTTTTCAGATCTGGCTTGTAATGCCTGCAACAGAATGTATTTCACTGAAGACACCCAAAGACACATGGTAGTGTTCAACTGGGCAACAAATTAATCACTGCCGCTTTAGACATAAAACGGATGAATATTCAATCACCTCATAGGTTATGTATTACAGGTCTTTCATTGGCTCTTTGAGCAGGTCATTCAACCCTGCTCTTGATTCAATCAGATATCAAGGATACAAAATCTTTAACCCATCAGAGGGTGGCAGCCAATAGAGATGGAGGTTAATCTCCTATCTATATATTCtgaatcaatattaatattatggaAACATTCTTTTTATTGTTACTGCTCCCAGAGCATATGTTGCTTAGCTTACAAGTCAGCCCTGATCCAAAAGACCTACTTTTATATTCCAGATAAAACATTTACCCCTACGTTAACCCATGTTTTCCAGGTTTCCTTTCAAGGGTGATTttaggaagatttggttgttatatcATCGGTGCAATTTGAAAacatttattagtttattttattcGACCACTTAATTTTGTTCCTCTAGATCGTGAGATCAAATCTCAAAGAAGCCAGCAATCCAGCTTTGATTTTCTTTGGAGATGGTCCTACATACTTTGCTATTCTTGAGAAAGGTATGGATCTCACAGCTCTTCCATTTCTCATTTCATGAAAACACACCAGCTTTCatgcttcatattttttttactactgtgtgtgcattatatatgatgaggataatgatgtattcttttacttgtttcagccattttgactgctgcctagccactacacacattttttctctccttgttttctgtgtccctttctgtagaagagcatacgctcaaaacgtaaaagactttttctattcctgagcgttatactaatacatctgtttggtttgcacaccacctgtcttcgtcttttgttgtttttttttcataaactctctccccatatatatattttagttttatttcccacatggggctaaacacagaggggacacacaaagggattaagtcgattacatcgactccagtgcataactggtacttatttaatcgaccctgaaaggatgaaaggcaaagtcgaccttggtggaatttgaacttagaacataacagcagacgaaataccgctgagcattttgcccggtgtgctaacgattctgccagcttgccaccttatatatgtatatacatatatttatatatacatgcgtacaaatacatatttatatatacatacacacgtggaaCCATTAATCcagacatttcttttctttctcttcattttttttcctctcatcccTTTCCGTCTacgagtgtaggctcgaaatgtcaaagacttttccattttactcaagcatcaaattaatacacctgcttcttgttccctcacctgtctttgcCTATTCTTCTCTGTACATTtgaaccacagacacacacgtatctatctatctatctatctatctatatatatatatatatatatatatatcgatcaaaatcaatggaaattgtagttgtgataccagtgcctgtggcacgtaagagaaccatccaaacatggacgttgccagtgccaccccgacaggcctccgtgctggtggcacgtaaaaagcaccatccgattgtggccgttgccagcctcgtctggcatgtaaaaagcacccactacactcacggagtggttggcgttaggaagggaatccagctgtagaaacactgccagatcagactgggccaggTGCAAGCCTTCTGACTTTccagacccagttgaaccgtccaacccatgctagcatggaaagcggacattaaatgatgatgatgatgatgatgatgatgattaacatcctgtgttaaataaaagaaaagtttgttgtgtgtgtgtatgtgtgtgtatatatatatatataaatatatatagacactttcttcttttctttttatttaacacaggatataagcacatatatatatttacatacatgtacatatatatacatcctcatAGGCAATGTGCTAATAGTAACTGATGACTTTTATATGTAAATTAAGGGTTGTAGTATTAAAACTAGATTGTTCTCTACTACTGGTCTCAGTCCAGAACAGCTGAGTCAATGCTCAGTCTCCACATTCATGTATttctgtgggttttttttttttttgtatgtgtgttgcagAGGGACTATCTTGATTTGCCATACTGCTAGCCAGCTGTACGTAGCACAAGTGCCTCGATAATTGAGtcttccccccacccacccattcTTTGGACCATACACAAACCAGTTTTCTGTCCTGAACTTGTCATTATATTCATGATCTGTCTTAGGTATCT is part of the Octopus sinensis linkage group LG8, ASM634580v1, whole genome shotgun sequence genome and harbors:
- the LOC115214943 gene encoding guanine nucleotide-binding protein subunit gamma-1-like — protein: MTSGAQPTAAEFKMNKLQEGLQQQRKIVEQLRLEAAINRMRVSECIEDIKKFTDTRLEEDYLIKGFPRPGDNPFKEKGSCTIL